A segment of the Salminus brasiliensis chromosome 5, fSalBra1.hap2, whole genome shotgun sequence genome:
TTTTAAAACGATTTGCAAAATGCATGAGGCTGACTGGCTTTGAGCTGCAATCAATCACCAGCAACACTTAATGCAGAAAGCTGCTGCTGGGTACCTGTGTGAATTTAAAAGGGAATGAAGAAAATAGCAGAATAAAGTGATTGGATAAAACATTACCGTCCATCATTGCTGTCTGTGGACATCTTTCTCTGTAACAGTCCTGGGACAGCTGACTTAGAGCCATGAGAATCCCTCCTGgaaaacacacatgcaaacacacccCTTGCTGTTTCATTGCTGTATATTTTTTATACTGATTATCAGCAGGTATAactgagtgtgtgatgatgagaCTAGACAAGAACAGAAATATCATCAGAGACATCAGAGATGTTTCTGTACTTAAAGATACTAAGAAGAAGTGTGCTTAATTGTCCTTGCCTTTCTCCTGAGAGCTTCTTAGCTGGTGGTGAGCTTGAGTTTGTTGAGTCCCTTCTGAGGGGAAAAGATTTGTTTAATAGGTAGGAAAGTTTTGCTCTCTATTGTGGAAAATGAGTGAACCGATGCCCAGAGTAGTTGGAGGCTAACATAATACCTTTGTGGTTTTGAGTCACTTGATTGTCTCCCAGACTTAGAATCAGCTGAGTCTTTCCTGCATaaaataaacaagcaaacaaacaaacttaaCCATACATTCTAgacaaatataattttaaaatcAAAAATGGATTATTAAGTCTCTAGTCTAGATACAGATCATTTAAGATGGACCACTTTAAGCCCTATGACATGTTTAAGCAGACCTTTCCTTTTTGCCCTCAGGGATGGGTTTTTTAGGCTGCTGTTTGAAATCTGTGGAATCTTTTCTGAAAAGAGAAGATTGAAAGAAACTAGTTAGCTATATAGTGGACCCATATGAACATGCTTAAACAGCATGAGCTGAGCAAACTCTACCACTGCCAGCACCATCATCAAACTACCTAAACATAGCCAAACTAATCCATGCACTGATGCTGCCCTCTGCCTTTCATCCATAGTGACACACATCTATTCCAACCTCTCTTTCTTCATTTCCACAGCCGACCTTTTGGGTGCTTTATTGTCCCCGGCGTCTCTGCTGAAAAATGAGCACTATTTCAGCACCCTGAAGACCAACCTTCATCTTTATCAACACATGCAGGTCAAGCCATTCCCTTtcttgaatatttttttttacaaaaacacacaacaaatcaTCTAGAGATCATGCTTTCCAAACAGTCCAGAAAAGACTAATAAATCAAATGCTGCAGACCTGTCTTTACTGTGTTCAGATGGCCGCTGCTGTGCAGTTTGTTTTGGAGCTGATGTGTCTTTTCTGTGGTTATTAttagataaaatataaaaaaataaatcaatttttttaaattaaaaaaaaattacaaaataaacaaagaaacaaaaatcctgacctttctttctctttctctttcttcataTCTAATAAGGGGCGTTTTGTAGGAGCGGGAGggtgaagatgaagaggaagaggaggaataGCTGCATCAGGATCTGCAGTCTCTTTTCTGAACAATAAAGAATGCACTATTGATAAAAATACACTTTTATAACCTCTACTGTATGTACTATGCTGTCAGGTAAGTACATGTAAACAAAAGTATGTAGTACAAAATACATGACGGTTAATGCTGTAACTGAATCTGCAACATCATACTGCTTTACTAGAGTCACAAAGTTCTAATCACAGCAAGCCGCATACAGATTAGTACTGCAACAAAAAAGGACACAACAATGGCATACTGAGTAAACTGACAATCAAACATTAAACAGAATTAAATTAATCACATACAGTATCCAAATGCATTCAATGACTCAATATTGCAATCTACAGTGCTAGcacactccactgctgtatATTCAACAATGACTGTGACTGTAGTGTTGTATAGCACTATGAGAgtgatttttgtttgtttttagaaagAATGAATGCACTGAAAACGCCTTTTTGGTGGtgttttaaaatggttatgtatAAACTCAAAAGGTCGTCCACCAATCCAAAGAAGTCTTCAACCAGCCAAAGAATAATTTTAGCCTCAAAATGGTCATGCTATGCTTCTATAGAAGAACTATAGAACAACTGCCTTGACTAAAGATCCTCTGAAAAACTGTTTGTAAATGTTTGTTTAACATTGGAGAGAAGAACAACTTAAATCTACCCAAAAATAGATTAACAGTGTTGTTTgtcttatttaaaaaacaaaacacgaaatactgttattattattattatgagtctGAAAACCTGTCAGCATTCCACTCTTTATTCACCGTGTTTCTCAAGGACATAAAAGAATTTATCAGTTATCAGTATACGACCGAATCCTTGACCTCATGGTGCATGGCTAAGTCACCCAACCAGTGTACTACATTATCTGCTAGCAAAGGAGCAAGTAGcgttttatatgttttatatatatcttACAATAACACTCATCAGCAGTGGGCTCCTCTAAACCAGTGTTTCCCAACCCTGATCCTGGAGGCACAATGACCTACACCTACTTTAACCCACCCACTACAACTCTGACAATTGTTAATTGTTAATTGGCAATTGTTAATGGATAGAtcattagttggatcaggtgtgttggaaacACTGGAATCACTAAAATCTGCAGGGCAGTGTGTCTCCAGGAACCGGGTTGGGAAACACTGCACTTAGTAAAAGACTGAAGTCTAAACGGATGACATCTACAACAGGATCCAAAAAATACCATAGACTACCTCAAAATTACACCTCAAAAACTACCATAGGCCAACTGAAGCTTTCAGGACAGCCCGCATAGTCCACTTCATAGAAATTTGTGTTTGTTAGCTACTACtaaaagcatttacaagctgcCAAAGGGAGTGGTACAAAGTCCTGACTCTGTAAAGTGCCTAAACTTAGGCACAGACCACATTGCTAAATTTAATTTCGTTTTTATAATGTTATAATGGAATGGGCTATAATACAGAAATCTAAACTGTGTGAATTAGTGCTGTGTGTATATccatttatataaaacacatacatatgATCGATTCATCACTCTTACTTCACATGCAGTTACTAAAACTGGCAGTTTGAAGGTACTAAAGCCATTCACATACTCCACAATTACATGAGGCCTATACTGTGAAGAATGATTAAAGAGGTTATTCTTTGGACTTAAATGAGGCAGACAAATACCAGGTTACTTTGAATTTCATGCATTTCACATCTCTTTGCCACATGCAGTTCTGCCATTTTTCCTCATTACCAAACTGGTGTATGCTAACACTTAACACAGCATTCCAAACAAAGCAtgacctctctctcttcatctctaaAGCTGATGTTTTCTGAGGGGGAGGATGCAGATGAAATGGCAAAGGAGGAATTGGGGCATTTGGATCTGGAGCCTTTTTCCTATGTAGAAAAATAAAGAGTTATATTTTGTTGTTCAGTTGAGGGCAAAAAGATATATTGTTCCATATGATACATGCTGACCTCTCTTTAGGAAGCTCTAGAGAAGGCCTCTTAGGAGgatgaggagaaagaggagcaggaggagcaggaggaggaggatgaggaggagaggaacGATGTGAGTGAGAATGTTGAGAGGCAGTAGAGGGCAATGTTTCTGGTGTCTCTTTCctgaaagtaaataaaattCTTGTCCTTTACCTTAACGCTCCACAACGTCATTCTGCTGTTCAGGAAACTGCTTTTTACAATCATTGTCTCAGTGTCCTTTACCAAGCTACTTTATTTAAACATGCTGTTTATCACTCCACTCCACAGCCTCTGACCTGTCTTTCTTCACCTCAGGCTGACGTTTAGGAATTCGGatatgaggaggaagaggatggTGAAGATTGAGAGGAAAAGGACAACTTTGTTGATCAGAAGCCTCTTTCCTGTGTAAGTTTGTATTCGGAACATCAAAAATACAGATGCcggcaaaaaaaacaataacatgaGATTTAAGTCAATTTCTACACTGCTTAATGTAAACACAGCCCCAGTTGGCTGAATTAACAGAATTAGGCAGTTCTGAACACTCACTCTCACATACAAGCTTTGATAGTATAGaagaataataatttaataataaattatcatttaaatatttacaacATAGTGTCTGTGATACCTCAGTTTGAAAGGAACACTACTACCTATGCCTCTATAATGTAGCTATGTTTCAAATGGTTTAAAAATAGGGGAAAAAAGACGGAACATTAAACATTTCTCCTCTgtcatataatgtatataattatCATTcaccatatatataatatcttatATGGCTTCTGCTAACTTgcatgcaaatgaaaaaaagatcTAACCTCTCTTTCTTTACTTCTGTGGATGGACGCCTTGGATGCGCAGAGTGAGAatgaaggggaggaggaggcggGAAAAAATCAACTGGAGCATCTCTCCTAAATGAAAGTGTGACCATTAATTTAGAACACTGTTATACTGAAGGACAGTAACATTCTGCTGGTGTCATGCAGCATCATGCTACATGATAAGACGCTGGTGAGTTTCATTTGTGcatttaaaaacactgcagtagaCTCAAGCTGGTTAGGAAGTGAGTACACGTAAAACCCATGTTAGAAAATTTAGATTTCAAATGACAAAGTTCAAATAAGTAATCGCTATGTTACACAGCAGGGTACATTTTTGACACAGTCATTTAGTCCGATTTCAGTTCTTACAATTCTTTTTATCACAAATGTCACTATTTAAcactatttaatttaattctgtTCAGATATTTTGGAAGATTTGTTAATTTGTTAATCTGAATCTAAACTTTATTTAGTTAAAGTTCTTTATGCTCAGGCATTAGAATCTAAGTGGAACTGAATATTAATCTCATGCAAGAACATTCACCAGTCCTAACCTCTCCTTCTTCACTTCCACAGATAAACACTTGGGAGGAGAAGTAGGATGGGGTGGTGGAGAACGGGAAAAAACACTGGAGTTGAAAACATCCTTCCTAAAGAACATAAGAACTCTTAATAGGACTCTTAATAAAACTTCTTAGTCCGTTTCACTGTTAAATGGTCCAAGAACTACATGAAGGCTGGTGATCTCTCACCTGTCCCTCTCCTTTGTGTGAttactgcagtgtttctcctttttgtggtcactttcttgtctttctttttttacctccacctctcttttctcttttttgtgtttgtcagTAGATTTCTTGTGGGAGTCTAAAGTAGATTTTGGGCTGACAGGACAGATCGATTAGATTCGGCAGAATATATAACACTATAGTTATCCACTGGTTTATATTCTGCTGGTCTGAAATATCTAATAATAGGTATTTTACCATTTTACCTTTTTCAGTTGCTTGTCACATAAATGCTTTCTGCTCGTCTGTATGCTTACCTCGACTCTCTGTCAGGAGAAGGCCCACTGGATGATTCTGTATGCTTACTGTCGTCACTCCCATTTTTCAGGTCAATCAGTCTTTCATCCTTCTGAGAATGGGTTGATTCTAAAACAGATGCAAAGTACCTGTTTATGTTACTGATATATCTTGATAAATCCTTACCTTAAAAAACCcttcataaacacaacataactACCTAGCTACTGCACTGACAAAATGGTGCTTCAAATGTACATGGCTGAAACATGCAAAGTGATTGCACCTGAATAAAATATGTTGCATCAACACAACTCTTGCCCACCTGACACATTTTAAACCTACCCAGAAGTCTTTTCCAGTTTTTAATAAGAATCTTTGCCAGAGAGACAACATCC
Coding sequences within it:
- the tcea3 gene encoding transcription elongation factor A protein 3 isoform X4: MTLKLLQDTRIGMSVNGIRKHCTDEDVVSLAKILIKNWKRLLESTHSQKDERLIDLKNGSDDSKHTESSSGPSPDRESSPKSTLDSHKKSTDKHKKEKREVEVKKERQESDHKKEKHCSNHTKERDRKDVFNSSVFSRSPPPHPTSPPKCLSVEVKKERRDAPVDFFPPPPPLHSHSAHPRRPSTEVKKERKEASDQQSCPFPLNLHHPLPPHIRIPKRQPEVKKDRKETPETLPSTASQHSHSHRSSPPHPPPPAPPAPLSPHPPKRPSLELPKERKKAPDPNAPIPPLPFHLHPPPQKTSALEMKRERKETADPDAAIPPLPLHLHPPAPTKRPLLDMKKEKEKERKDTSAPKQTAQQRPSEHSKDSRDAGDNKAPKRSAVEMKKERKDSTDFKQQPKKPIPEGKKERKDSADSKSGRQSSDSKPQRRDSTNSSSPPAKKLSGERRDSHGSKSAVPGLLQRKMSTDSNDGRKSKPETPKTPTTPTSPMSPSLSSGSGPLSPRLLTGDSIRDKCIEMLSAALRTDDDFKYYGANCDAMAAEIEDHIYQEIKATDMKYKNRVRSRISNLKDPKNPNLRKNVLGGAIELSRIATMTAEEMASDELKQLRNVLTQEAIREHQMAKTGGTTTDLLQCGKCKKKNCTYNQVQTRSADEPMTTFVLCNECGNRWKFC
- the tcea3 gene encoding transcription elongation factor A protein 3 isoform X5; the encoded protein is MTREEELIRIAKKLDKMVSRNNMEGALDLLRELKDFNMTLKLLQDTRIGMSVNGIRKHCTDEDVVSLAKILIKNWKRLLESTHSQKDERLIDLKNGSDDSKHTESSSGPSPDRESRRDAPVDFFPPPPPLHSHSAHPRRPSTEVKKERKEASDQQSCPFPLNLHHPLPPHIRIPKRQPEVKKDRKETPETLPSTASQHSHSHRSSPPHPPPPAPPAPLSPHPPKRPSLELPKERKKAPDPNAPIPPLPFHLHPPPQKTSALEMKRERKETADPDAAIPPLPLHLHPPAPTKRPLLDMKKEKEKERKDTSAPKQTAQQRPSEHSKDSRDAGDNKAPKRSAVEMKKERKDSTDFKQQPKKPIPEGKKERKDSADSKSGRQSSDSKPQRRDSTNSSSPPAKKLSGERRDSHGSKSAVPGLLQRKMSTDSNDGRKSKPETPKTPTTPTSPMSPSLSSGSGPLSPRLLTGDSIRDKCIEMLSAALRTDDDFKYYGANCDAMAAEIEDHIYQEIKATDMKYKNRVRSRISNLKDPKNPNLRKNVLGGAIELSRIATMTAEEMASDELKQLRNVLTQEAIREHQMAKTGGTTTDLLQCGKCKKKNCTYNQVQTRSADEPMTTFVLCNECGNRWKFC
- the tcea3 gene encoding transcription elongation factor A protein 3 isoform X6 yields the protein MTREEELIRIAKKLDKMVSRNNMEGALDLLRELKDFNMTLKLLQDTRIGMSVNGIRKHCTDEDVVSLAKILIKNWKRLLESTHSQKDERLIDLKNGSDDSKHTESSSGPSPDRESSPKSTLDSHKKSTDKHKKEKREVEVKKERQESDHKKEKHCSNHTKERDRKDVFNSSVFSRSPPPHPTSPPKCLSVEVKKERRDAPVDFFPPPPPLHSHSAHPRRPSTEVKKERKEASDQQSCPFPLNLHHPLPPHIRIPKRQPEVKKDRKETPETLPSTASQHSHSHRSSPPHPPPPAPPAPLSPHPPKRPSLELPKERKDSTDFKQQPKKPIPEGKKERKDSADSKSGRQSSDSKPQRRDSTNSSSPPAKKLSGERRDSHGSKSAVPGLLQRKMSTDSNDGRKSKPETPKTPTTPTSPMSPSLSSGSGPLSPRLLTGDSIRDKCIEMLSAALRTDDDFKYYGANCDAMAAEIEDHIYQEIKATDMKYKNRVRSRISNLKDPKNPNLRKNVLGGAIELSRIATMTAEEMASDELKQLRNVLTQEAIREHQMAKTGGTTTDLLQCGKCKKKNCTYNQVQTRSADEPMTTFVLCNECGNRWKFC
- the tcea3 gene encoding transcription elongation factor A protein 3 isoform X3, which produces MTREEELIRIAKKLDKMVSRNNMEGALDLLRELKDFNMTLKLLQDTRIGMSVNGIRKHCTDEDVVSLAKILIKNWKRLLESTHSQKDERLIDLKNGSDDSKHTESSSGPSPDRESSPKSTLDSHKKSTDKHKKEKREVEVKKERQESDHKKEKHCSNHTKERDRKDVFNSSVFSRSPPPHPTSPPKCLSVEVKKERRDAPVDFFPPPPPLHSHSAHPRRPSTEVKKERKETPETLPSTASQHSHSHRSSPPHPPPPAPPAPLSPHPPKRPSLELPKERKKAPDPNAPIPPLPFHLHPPPQKTSALEMKRERKETADPDAAIPPLPLHLHPPAPTKRPLLDMKKEKEKERKDTSAPKQTAQQRPSEHSKDSRDAGDNKAPKRSAVEMKKERKDSTDFKQQPKKPIPEGKKERKDSADSKSGRQSSDSKPQRRDSTNSSSPPAKKLSGERRDSHGSKSAVPGLLQRKMSTDSNDGRKSKPETPKTPTTPTSPMSPSLSSGSGPLSPRLLTGDSIRDKCIEMLSAALRTDDDFKYYGANCDAMAAEIEDHIYQEIKATDMKYKNRVRSRISNLKDPKNPNLRKNVLGGAIELSRIATMTAEEMASDELKQLRNVLTQEAIREHQMAKTGGTTTDLLQCGKCKKKNCTYNQVQTRSADEPMTTFVLCNECGNRWKFC
- the tcea3 gene encoding transcription elongation factor A protein 3 isoform X1, coding for MTREEELIRIAKKLDKMVSRNNMEGALDLLRELKDFNMTLKLLQDTRIGMSVNGIRKHCTDEDVVSLAKILIKNWKRLLESTHSQKDERLIDLKNGSDDSKHTESSSGPSPDRESSPKSTLDSHKKSTDKHKKEKREVEVKKERQESDHKKEKHCSNHTKERDRKDVFNSSVFSRSPPPHPTSPPKCLSVEVKKERRDAPVDFFPPPPPLHSHSAHPRRPSTEVKKERKEASDQQSCPFPLNLHHPLPPHIRIPKRQPEVKKDRKETPETLPSTASQHSHSHRSSPPHPPPPAPPAPLSPHPPKRPSLELPKERKKAPDPNAPIPPLPFHLHPPPQKTSALEMKRERKETADPDAAIPPLPLHLHPPAPTKRPLLDMKKEKEKERKDTSAPKQTAQQRPSEHSKDSRDAGDNKAPKRSAVEMKKERKDSTDFKQQPKKPIPEGKKERKDSADSKSGRQSSDSKPQRRDSTNSSSPPAKKLSGERRDSHGSKSAVPGLLQRKMSTDSNDGRKSKPETPKTPTTPTSPMSPSLSSGSGPLSPRLLTGDSIRDKCIEMLSAALRTDDDFKYYGANCDAMAAEIEDHIYQEIKATDMKYKNRVRSRISNLKDPKNPNLRKNVLGGAIELSRIATMTAEEMASDELKQLRNVLTQEAIREHQMAKTGGTTTDLLQCGKCKKKNCTYNQVQTRSADEPMTTFVLCNECGNRWKFC
- the tcea3 gene encoding transcription elongation factor A protein 3 isoform X7; the encoded protein is MTREEELIRIAKKLDKMVSRNNMEGALDLLRELKDFNMTLKLLQDTRIGMSVNGIRKHCTDEDVVSLAKILIKNWKRLLESTHSQKDERLIDLKNGSDDSKHTESSSGPSPDRESSPKSTLDSHKKSTDKHKKEKREVEVKKERQESDHKKEKHCSNHTKERDRKDVFNSSVFSRSPPPHPTSPPKCLSVEVKKERRDAPVDFFPPPPPLHSHSAHPRRPSTEVKKERKETADPDAAIPPLPLHLHPPAPTKRPLLDMKKEKEKERKDTSAPKQTAQQRPSEHSKDSRDAGDNKAPKRSAVEMKKERKDSTDFKQQPKKPIPEGKKERKDSADSKSGRQSSDSKPQRRDSTNSSSPPAKKLSGERRDSHGSKSAVPGLLQRKMSTDSNDGRKSKPETPKTPTTPTSPMSPSLSSGSGPLSPRLLTGDSIRDKCIEMLSAALRTDDDFKYYGANCDAMAAEIEDHIYQEIKATDMKYKNRVRSRISNLKDPKNPNLRKNVLGGAIELSRIATMTAEEMASDELKQLRNVLTQEAIREHQMAKTGGTTTDLLQCGKCKKKNCTYNQVQTRSADEPMTTFVLCNECGNRWKFC
- the tcea3 gene encoding transcription elongation factor A protein 3 isoform X2, coding for MTREEELIRIAKKLDKMVSRNNMEGALDLLRELKDFNMTLKLLQDTRIGMSVNGIRKHCTDEDVVSLAKILIKNWKRLLESTHSQKDERLIDLKNGSDDSKHTESSSGPSPDRESSPKSTLDSHKKSTDKHKKEKREVEVKKERQESDHKKEKHCSNHTKERDRKDVFNSSVFSRSPPPHPTSPPKCLSVEVKKERRDAPVDFFPPPPPLHSHSAHPRRPSTEVKKERKEASDQQSCPFPLNLHHPLPPHIRIPKRQPEVKKDRKETPETLPSTASQHSHSHRSSPPHPPPPAPPAPLSPHPPKRPSLELPKERKETADPDAAIPPLPLHLHPPAPTKRPLLDMKKEKEKERKDTSAPKQTAQQRPSEHSKDSRDAGDNKAPKRSAVEMKKERKDSTDFKQQPKKPIPEGKKERKDSADSKSGRQSSDSKPQRRDSTNSSSPPAKKLSGERRDSHGSKSAVPGLLQRKMSTDSNDGRKSKPETPKTPTTPTSPMSPSLSSGSGPLSPRLLTGDSIRDKCIEMLSAALRTDDDFKYYGANCDAMAAEIEDHIYQEIKATDMKYKNRVRSRISNLKDPKNPNLRKNVLGGAIELSRIATMTAEEMASDELKQLRNVLTQEAIREHQMAKTGGTTTDLLQCGKCKKKNCTYNQVQTRSADEPMTTFVLCNECGNRWKFC